In Spirosoma pollinicola, the genomic window AGGCAATAATAACCGGTTTCTTTGCCTGCTCAGGTGTTGGGTTTGGAATTGACTTTGATACCAGATATTTCTCCGGATTGTATAGTGACGGATCGAATAGAGTGCCACTATCCAGCATCTCTTTTGTAATCGTGGGTTCTAATGAACAGGCCAGGCCAATGACGACCAGAACCAATAAACTAATGATCGTTTTCATGTTAGTTTTTGGCATGTTTTAGGATGTTCCAGGTGATACTGGTCTGGACAAAAACAGGATACAGCGTGCCCGGCCCCGAAAGGCCATTGCCTGTAATCAGGTTGTAGCCGATAGACGCGTTGATCTTGAGCGGGAAATTGGGGCAATAACACAAGCCGAACTCAGGAGATGCCAGCAGGGATGTTCGGGGTAATGCGTCGAAAATAGGGCTTCCATAGTGAGCGGCAAAGTACCCCACATTGGCTTTGACTACCGGTTGTATCAACCACTTCGGTCGGAAATAATATGAAGCCGAAACCAGATAATTATTCTGTTTGATGGCATTTGAGTGTAAGGCACTTCCCAGCGGTGAACTAACGTAGCTAAGCCCGATATACAGTCGACTCGAAGCCAGTTTTGGATGAGTGTACTGGGCCGTAATACCATTTTCGGCATACAGATTAATTGACTTCTGAAGCCGAACGCCAATGTCCAGAACAGCACCGGTGGATTTTGGCTGGTTAGCTTGAGATAGACGCTGCTGGCCAAATGTGGGTGAACATAGTTGCCCGGCAAGCAGAAGAATTAGCAGGTAAATTGGTTTCATAAAAAAGGTGGGATATTATTGGAAGGCACTGAAAAAGAGGGATTTGGTTCGCATGTGGTAACGGGAAAATATCTACTTTTAATTATTAAAAATTGGTTTGCAACTTTTGTTTAATCTCAATCGGTAATGGTATCCCATTTTCATAGGCTTCGATAAGTAAATTCTCTGCTTCCTTACTAAAACGTGCTGATTTTGCGAAACCAATACCAGTTATAATGAGTCCGGGTAAACTGTACGTTAGAAAAGACGGGGATTTAGCGTGCGCTTGGGTAGAGGATTTTAAAATTGTAGTTGTATAGGCATTTGTGACGTCATTGGATAAAGCACGAACTCCTGCAGCAATGCCAAGGCCTAAGCCAATTGAGATAATTCCCAGGAAAATAGTTCCACCACCACGTTTGGTACTAAATAAGTGATGAATTGCCCGCACCGTATCGCCATGCATAACAGATGCAACAGTCATTAGTGCCGGCATTCTCACAAGAGCGTTTGTCAATGTATCTATAACCCCCTCAGTTGTACCTATTGTTGCATCTGCAACACCCGCCGACAGATTATTTAATGTATCTGGCAAGCTTGCAGGCTTAGCTAGCATAGATGGCATAAGATGTGTGCTATTGAGCCGACGCTGAATTTTTTCTGGTAACGGTACGCCACGTTCATAGGCGGCAAGCAGGTCAATTTCTCTTTCCTTCTTGAATCGTATCAATTTAGAAATACCCATACCCACAATAAGGTCGCCTGGCAGAGTCGACAAGATACTGGTTGAGGACGATGCACTGCCAAACAGCGCCCCGGTAGAAATCATATTAAGGCCCAGGAAAATGTTTACTGTGCCCCCTATACGTCTGGCACGGAATAGATGATGAACGGCTTTGGCGGTATCTCGTTTCAAAACGGATGCGCTGGTCATATTTTCTGGAATTGGTACCGATTGAGCTTGCAGTGATAGCGAAAAGCTAAGGACCATTAGCGGTAAGGGTAGCCATTTTAATGGAATCATAGAGGAGGTTGTCTGGTGCACAGGATAAGAAATCAGGTAGGATAGGTGGTTCAATATAGATGGGCTGGTCTGTCTACTCAGGTCGACTGTTAAAGATGGTGTAAATAATCAGAGAAGGCTATTCGTAGTTGACTTGCGGGGCACTTGGGTTCATTTGCGGTACTGTTTATCTGTGCTATTCGCTAACAGAATCACCAAATCAACAAGGAGTGGTAGCTTATCAATAGTATAATCTGGTTTATCTGATCCTGGACGTGAATTGTTAAGCGTGAGTTAGGGCGGTTTTCATATATATGTATAGAATAGAATAGTGCATATACCGTTCGCGAATACCTGCCTTTGGGACGACATTGGTACGCTGGATTCGGTAGCTTTGCCTTATTACATGGATTAAACACGAAAAGTTGATATGAAAAAATGGCTTGCCTATCCCTACGCAATTGCTGGTTTATTGCTGGGGTCACTGACCAGCACCGCACAGGCCCAGGACAACGCGTTGCTTTATGAAGTAACCGGACCCGGATTAACAAAACCGTCGTATCTCTACGGAACGTTTCACCTCGTTTGCCCCGCTGATCTGACCATCAGCGATGCCATAAAAAAAGCCATTGGCGATGCCAGTCAGGTGTATCTGGAACTTGACCTGGATGATCCGGCCATGATGGGTAGTATGCAAAAAGCTATGATGATGACCGGTGGAAAAACCGTAAAAGATCTGCTCTCAGCCGAGGACTATACCTTGCTGGATACCTACCTAAAGCAGAAAATGAATATGGGACTGGCACAGGTGGGTATGTTGAAACCCATTGGCCTGATGTCGCTGATGTACATGACGTTGATGCCCTGTCAGCCTGCTTCGTACGACATGACGTTTGCCGAAATGGCCGCTAAAGACAAAAAAGAAGTGCTCGGTCTGGAAACCGTCGAGGCACAGCTAGCGGCTCTGGACAAGATTCCGATGAAGGAGCAACTGAAGGGTTTGGTCGACATGGCGAAGATGCCCGACGAAGCCAAAAAAGAATTTGCCGACCTGTTGGCGGCTTACAAAGCCAATGATATGACCAAGCTGAATGCCCTGATGAAAACCAGTAAGTTTGGTGATATGGCTGAGTTTGAAGATAGTTTACTCGGCGAGCGCAATACCAACTGGATTCCGGTTATCGAGAAGGCGGCCAAAGAGAAGCCAACCTTTTTTGCCTTTGGGGCCGGCCATTTGGGCAACGATAAAGGCGTTGTGAATCTCCTCAGAAAGAAAGGCTACACGGTGAAAGCACTGCAGTAAGTAGCTACCGCCGTTGATTTAGGTTTTGGCAAAGAGGTAGGTGCCAGATAAAGATTACCGTTTAATAAAAGGAAAAGTTTTCACTCTCTCCTTTCGCGTAATATTATCTCAGCAAGCGCATAAGTGCTTAGTAGTCAATGTGATTTAAGGGCTGCTTAGCACAATCTATTGCTCAGGCTCATGCTTATTATCCATCTCCTAAATCGTTTATAACTATGAAAACGCAATCAACTCCTCCCAATGGCGAGCAACGGTCAGGCCCCATCGCAGGCACTGCTATAATTGATGGAGCAACCTTTTCAAACAAAGCAGTACAATACGCTGAGGTAGATGGGCTGGCCATTTTTGAGGGAGATATCATCCTCGGTACAATTGACCAGATACGTGGTCTGGCAGACCCTGGCCCGGTCCTGGAATCCATCGGCATTACCGGGCAGCAATTTCGTTGGCCCAATGCCACTATTCCATACGAAATTGCCGCTGGTATGCCCAACCAGCAACGGGTTACCGACGCTATTGCTCACTGGCAGGCAAATACCCGTATTCGATTTGTACTCCGAACCGCGGCCAATGCTGCTCAGTTTCCCGATTATGTACGGTATCAGTCTGGCGGGGGGTGCTCGTCGCAAATTGGACGCCGGGGCGGGATGCAGGTGATTACCTTGGGCGATGGGTGCGGCACCGGCAATGCGATCCACGAAACGGGGCACACCGTTGGTCTATGGCATGAGCAGAGCCGTGAAGATCGTAACCACTTTGTGCAAATTGTATGGGCGAATATTGACCCTGCTATGCAGCATAATTTTGATCAGCAGATTGCCGATGGGGACGATCTGGGAGCTTATGATTTCGGCTCGATCATGCACTATCCAGCCACCGCATTTTCAATTAACGGGCAGGCAACAATTATTCCGCTTGTCACGATTCCGCCGGGTGTTGTCATGGGCCAGCGGAATGGCCTGTCAGCTGGTGATATCAATGGGGTACATTTGATGTATCCACAGCCTATACTTACGATTAAAGAAGTCAGGAAAGATCCGATTGCCGATACTCCCCGCACAATTAAAGAAATCAGGAAAGATCCGATTGTTGACGTTTCGACCATCAAGGAAGTCCGCAAAGACCTGATACAGGACCCAATTACAATTAAGGAAGTGGGTCGCGATCCACTTCTTACTACGCTGGTCGAGCAGGTCACTCAACCCGGCACAACGGTTACATTGCCGGGCCAGTTCACAGGCATGGCAGGTAATTCGGCAGCTTCGCCATTTATACTGGCTGGTCCCAGCCGGGTCAACACCAATGATGCCCCGGCCAACATGGCTACACAACTGGCAGCTCAGGCCCAGGAATTGGCAGCTGCCATTGCGCAGATCGAAGAGCAGCATGCCCAACTGGTTTCCGCATACGATGCAACGGTTCAGGCTATTAGTCAGGCAGAATCTGGTACTATGTAAACCAAGTACACCGTACCTGATGGCCAGGCCCTTACGCCTAAAACCCTGCTTATTCGATGATTTTAGTCATATCTTATCCCGGTGAGGAACACACCGCCGATGTTGTTCAACGCCTTGAACAGCAGGGCTGTGAGTGCGTGTCTATTGATCTGTCCGACTTTCCGGCTAAAAAAGGAGTTGCCCTAACCTGGTCATCGGATCAGGACCCGGCTTACCTGATCGAAACCGCCACCGGGCCCGTTGACCTGAGCCGGATACAGGTTGCCTGGTGGCGCCGGGTCAGGCCCTTTGCGGTCGATGAGGCCGTTAATGCCACGATGCGTCCGTTTGTGCTGAGCGAAACTGGGCAGGCCGTTAATGGGATGATGGATGCAATGGACTGTCGCTGGGTAAACCCGCGTAGGGCTGATGATGCTGCCCATCACAAACCCTATCAGTGGTCTGTTGCCAGTCGGGTAGGGCTTAAACTGCCCCGCACATTGGTAACCAATCAGCCAGAAGCAGCTCAGGCGTTTATTGAGTCTATTGGTGTCGGGAAAACCATCTTCAAAGCATTCCTGGCCAGTTTTGAGGATTGGCGCGAAACAAGATTAATCGAAAAAGAGGATATGGACCGACTCGATCTGGTTCGCTTTGCTCCGGTTATTTTTCAGGAATACATTGAGGGGGTCGATCTGCGAATTACCATCATCGGCAATCAGGTTTTTGCGGCTGAAATTGACGCTCGCCATACATCGTACCCAGTCGATATGCGCATGGTTGTCGGTGAGTCGGTTGTTAAGCCAGTCGACTTGCCAATGAGGGTACGCCAGCAGTTACTGGCATTACAACGTACGCTTGGGATAGATTATGGAGCGATCGATATGCGTCGGACAGCGGCAGGCGACTACTATTTTCTGGAAGTTAACCCGGCAGGTCAATGGTTATTTGTGGAACAATACACCGGTTTGCCAATCAGTCAGGCTATGGCCGATTACCTGGTTGCTATTGATCGGTCTGTCGTGCCGAACCAACTCGTCCATGAGATCAGTCGCGGGTGATATTCTACTGCCGCCAACTAGTCCTGCAAGTACGGCGTCCTATGTGCTCATCGAGGTTCGGGATGTTTCTGAGGTAGACGCGCCGTCGGTAGTCGTTGCCCAACAACGACTTACGGGCATTTCTCTTCAGCCCGGTGGGCATATTCACTTTCACCTACAGGCACCGGAAGTGGCTCCAAACAGAAGCCTTGCTCTTAGGGTGCATATTAGTCTGGACGGAAGTGAGCCAGCCAAACCCGGCGATTTATTATCGACAAGCCGATATGCTGTCCCCAGCCTGGGTGAGCAGACGTCAATGACGGTATCGGTTGTTGTTATCTAACCCAACGATCTGGTTGGTCAACGATACAGCGGTAAACAAAACAGAGCTACCCACGGTTTTCATCATATAAACGAAGCCTTTACAGGATTGATGACTCGGCTCGTGTTCCTGCTGATAGTGACTCCGTTTAACCATCACCCGCAATTATATCAACCTCACTAACGATTCCTTCATATGGCAACAATTGCTCTGTATGGATTTGGCCGTATTGGGCGGCAGTTCCTTCGCATCGGATTAAAAAATAACCTGTTCGTTCCTACAGCCGTAGCCGACATTCGGGACGAGCCAACGTTGGCGGCTCTGTTTGCGGTCGATACAAACTACGGTCGATGGGATGAGCCGGTTACAGGCAGCGAAGGCAAACTAACAATTGGCGAACGGACAATTCCGTACATCAACTCGTCGAAAGAAGTACCTGATTGGGGGGCGCTTGGCGTTGATCTGGTCGTTGACTGTACAGGCCGGGCATCGACCCGTGCCGGGGCGCAGGTCCATCTTGACCGGGGGGCTAAATATGTGCTCATCAGTGCGCCCAGCAAATCGCTTGAGGATTGCGACGCCGTTCTGCTCAAAGGCATAAACCTGGACACCTTCGACCCTAACAGCCACCACATTATCAGTATGGGTAGCTGCACGACCAATGCGCTGGCCGCGGTCGTTAAAGTAATTCGGGAGAATTTTGGTATCCAGTATGGTCTTTTCTCGACGGTACATTCATACACCAACACACAGTCATTAACCGATCAGCCAATGAAGGATCGTCGGGATTCCTGGGCGGCTGCGGAGAACATCATTCCTTCTTCGTCGGGAGCAGCCCGGGCGTTGCAGTTCATCTGGAAAGACCTAAAAATTACGGGCAAAGCCTATCGCGTTCCTACCCGCACCGGCAGTATAGCCGAGCTGAACCTGATCACCGAGAAAGACTGTACCGTGCAGGAAGTCAATGATGCATTCCGCAAAGCAGCAGCTGAAGGGCCACTCAACGGTGTCATGGATGTGTTGGAAGACCAATGGGCTTCGTCGCGAATTGTAGCCGATCCGCATTCGTCCATCATTGATTTACCGCTTACAGCCAAGGAAGGCAACCTGTTATCTGTAGCGGCCTGGTACGATAACGAGTGGGGGTTTTCGAATCGGCTGGCCGAAGTTGCCGCGTTTTTAGCCGAACGAATCTGATTTGTAAATCAATAAGATCATTCGAACGCAGAATTGGTAATAAGTGCCTGAGGAGAAAAAATGGTCACAGAAACGGTCCGCCGTTGCGGCACAGAGATCACAGATGTTCAATTAGCTCATTATTAGATACTTAAACTGTTTAGAATTTTATTTCCGAACGAGTTTTTGTCATCCCGATGAAGGAGGAATCTTAATGCATCTTTACGTCCGAACATGGATACGTTAAGATTCTTTCTTCGTCAGAATGACAAAAACCACTTGCTGATGAAAGTGAGCATTTGTGCTGCTTCACTGGCTTTGGCCATTCCCTCTCTACCAGCTTGTATGGCGTGTACCGCAAAATCTACATTGGGAGCCATACCTGAGTCGGTAATTGCCGGCACTTTAGCCAGTTTAGCGATTACTTTATCCTCATCATCTTTGTGATCGCTCCTCCCACTTCGTCTCCCCCTTCCACAATGTCTTTTATGGTCTTTGTAATAGCTGTCTGTAGCTCGTCTATCTCTGATGATGCCTGTTTTGCTGGTCACCGAGCAGGTCTACCGCATCCGAAAGACTGGTTTTATAACTTTCGACATGAGGTGAACGAACAGAAGAAGACGGCCAACAGAATCCTTTTTTAAAAAACTGTATAGCTAAAAAGGTTTTCGTAATTTTAAGCGATGCTGGTACATAATGACAATCAACAGATACCGGTTTATCATCTGGAACCAGACGAAATAGCCGGAAACAGAAATTTTAGAGTGTATACCTTTGATGGCACTTTTCCCAACCAGTCCGAGCTTCTTGTACCGCACAGAAAAGATCATTACCTGATTGTATTCATCAGGCGAGCGGGCAGCCGTCAATGGATAGACATGACGCCCTATGTGCTGAAAGACAACACGGTTTACTTTACAGGCCCCAATCACATTATTGTAAAAGAAGAGTTTACCCAATTGTGGAGCACAGGAATTGCGTTTACAAACGAGTTCCTTTCCTTGCAGGAAAACGCTTCCCTCAGCAAGTTGCCGCTCATTCAAAATCCTCATAACGGTCATGAATTGCTGCTTACGGAGGCAGATGT contains:
- the legP gene encoding Dot/Icm T4SS effector Zinc-dependent metalloprotease LegP; this encodes MKTQSTPPNGEQRSGPIAGTAIIDGATFSNKAVQYAEVDGLAIFEGDIILGTIDQIRGLADPGPVLESIGITGQQFRWPNATIPYEIAAGMPNQQRVTDAIAHWQANTRIRFVLRTAANAAQFPDYVRYQSGGGCSSQIGRRGGMQVITLGDGCGTGNAIHETGHTVGLWHEQSREDRNHFVQIVWANIDPAMQHNFDQQIADGDDLGAYDFGSIMHYPATAFSINGQATIIPLVTIPPGVVMGQRNGLSAGDINGVHLMYPQPILTIKEVRKDPIADTPRTIKEIRKDPIVDVSTIKEVRKDLIQDPITIKEVGRDPLLTTLVEQVTQPGTTVTLPGQFTGMAGNSAASPFILAGPSRVNTNDAPANMATQLAAQAQELAAAIAQIEEQHAQLVSAYDATVQAISQAESGTM
- a CDS encoding MvdC/MvdD family ATP grasp protein, with translation MILVISYPGEEHTADVVQRLEQQGCECVSIDLSDFPAKKGVALTWSSDQDPAYLIETATGPVDLSRIQVAWWRRVRPFAVDEAVNATMRPFVLSETGQAVNGMMDAMDCRWVNPRRADDAAHHKPYQWSVASRVGLKLPRTLVTNQPEAAQAFIESIGVGKTIFKAFLASFEDWRETRLIEKEDMDRLDLVRFAPVIFQEYIEGVDLRITIIGNQVFAAEIDARHTSYPVDMRMVVGESVVKPVDLPMRVRQQLLALQRTLGIDYGAIDMRRTAAGDYYFLEVNPAGQWLFVEQYTGLPISQAMADYLVAIDRSVVPNQLVHEISRG
- a CDS encoding type I glyceraldehyde-3-phosphate dehydrogenase, translated to MATIALYGFGRIGRQFLRIGLKNNLFVPTAVADIRDEPTLAALFAVDTNYGRWDEPVTGSEGKLTIGERTIPYINSSKEVPDWGALGVDLVVDCTGRASTRAGAQVHLDRGAKYVLISAPSKSLEDCDAVLLKGINLDTFDPNSHHIISMGSCTTNALAAVVKVIRENFGIQYGLFSTVHSYTNTQSLTDQPMKDRRDSWAAAENIIPSSSGAARALQFIWKDLKITGKAYRVPTRTGSIAELNLITEKDCTVQEVNDAFRKAAAEGPLNGVMDVLEDQWASSRIVADPHSSIIDLPLTAKEGNLLSVAAWYDNEWGFSNRLAEVAAFLAERI
- a CDS encoding TraB/GumN family protein; amino-acid sequence: MKKWLAYPYAIAGLLLGSLTSTAQAQDNALLYEVTGPGLTKPSYLYGTFHLVCPADLTISDAIKKAIGDASQVYLELDLDDPAMMGSMQKAMMMTGGKTVKDLLSAEDYTLLDTYLKQKMNMGLAQVGMLKPIGLMSLMYMTLMPCQPASYDMTFAEMAAKDKKEVLGLETVEAQLAALDKIPMKEQLKGLVDMAKMPDEAKKEFADLLAAYKANDMTKLNALMKTSKFGDMAEFEDSLLGERNTNWIPVIEKAAKEKPTFFAFGAGHLGNDKGVVNLLRKKGYTVKALQ
- a CDS encoding YbaY family lipoprotein, coding for MRSVAGDILLPPTSPASTASYVLIEVRDVSEVDAPSVVVAQQRLTGISLQPGGHIHFHLQAPEVAPNRSLALRVHISLDGSEPAKPGDLLSTSRYAVPSLGEQTSMTVSVVVI